In a genomic window of Muntiacus reevesi chromosome 1, mMunRee1.1, whole genome shotgun sequence:
- the PCSK4 gene encoding proprotein convertase subtilisin/kexin type 4 → MRPARTALSLHLTLALGLALVGPMAVVWASARAPIYVSSWAVRVSQGYQEVDRLARKFGFVNLGQIFPDGQYFHLRHRGVVQQSLTPHWGHRLRLKKDPKVQWFQQQTLQRRVKRSLVVPTDPWFSKQWYMNNEMQSDLNILQVWSQGLSGQGVVVSVLDDGIEKDHPDLWANYDPLASYDFNDYDPDPQPRYTPSDENRHGTRCAGEVAAMANNRFCGAGVAYNTRIGGVRMLDGTITDVIEAQSLSLQPQHIHIYSASWGPEDDGRTVDGPGILTREAFRRGVTKGRGGLGTLFIWASGNGGLHYDNCNCDGYTNSIHTLSVGSTTQRGHVPWYSEACASTLTTTYSSGVATDPQIVTTDLHHQCTDKHTGTSASAPLAAGMIALALEANPLLTWRDMQHLVVRASRPAQLQAEDWRTNGAGRRVSHHYGYGLLDAALLVGMARSWLPTQPQKKCVIHIALAPSPILPVMRVRKNVSACAGDANSIRSLEHVQVQLSLSYSRRGDLEISLTSPMGTRSTLVAIRPFDVSSQGYNNWIFMSTHFWDEDPRGLWILGLENKGYYFNTGTLYRYTLLLYGTAEDMMARPSGPQVTSNACVQRDTEGLCQECHSPAYILGHLCLAYCPPRYFNHTQQAVTAGPGRSAAPAMQVCSSCHSSCYTCRGSSPLDCTACPPQSMLDEQQGSCSGPYPPEGHSHSMATTRPCHHGPAQAVVLSLLATAFGSPLLCHVLLMGCLLPWMGPPTTGDHSSHHSRPRSRLEPRIG, encoded by the exons atGCGGCCCGCCCGTACTGCGCTCAGTCTGCACCTGACCTTGGCCCTGGGCCTGGCGCTCGTTGGCCCCATGGCTGTGGTGTGGGCCTCGGCCCGGGCCCCCATCTATGTCAGCAGCTGGGCCGTGAGGGTGTCCCAGGGTTACCAGGAGGTCGATCGCCTGGCGCGTAAATTCGGCTTCGTCAACTTGGGGCAG ATTTTCCCTGACGGGCAGTATTTCCATCTGCGGCACCGGGGCGTGGTCCAGCAGTCTCTGACCCCGCACTGGGGCCACCGCCTGCGCCTAAAGAAAGACCCTAAG gTGCAGTGGTTCCAACAGCAGACACTGCAGAGGCGGGTGAAACGCTCCCTGGTCGTGCCCACGGACCCCTGGTTCTCCAAGCAGTGGTACATG AACAATGAGATGCAGTCAGACCTGAACATCCTGCAGGTCTGGAGCCAGGGGCTGTCGGGCCAGGGCGTCGTGGTCTCCGTCCTGGATGACGGCATCGAGAAAGATCACCCAGACCTCTGGGCCAACTAC GATCCCCTGGCCAGCTATGACTTCAATGACTATGACCCAGACCCCCAACCTCGATACACACCCAGCGATGAGAACCG GCATGGGACCCGCTGTGCTGGGGAAGTGGCGGCGATGGCAAACAACAGGTTCTGTGGTGCGGGCGTCGCCTACAACACCCGCATCGGAG GTGTGCGCATGCTGGATGGCACCATCACCGACGTGATTGAGGCCCAGTCACTGAGCCTGCAGCCACAGCACATCCACATCTACAGCGCCAGCTGGGGCCCCGAGGACGACGGCCGCACAGTGGACGGCCCAGGCATCCTCACCCGAGAAGCCTTCAGGCGTGGTGTGACCAAG GGCCGAGGCGGGCTGGGCACCCTCTTCATCTGGGCATCAGGCAATGGAGGCCTGCACTACGACAACTGTAACTGCGATGGATACACCAACAGCATCCACACGCTCTCGGTGGGCAGCACCACCCAGCGGGGCCATGTGCCCTGGTACAGCGAGGCCTGCGCCTCCACACTCACCACCACCTACAGCAGCGGCGTCGCCACGGACCCTCAGATC GTCACCACAGACCTGCACCACCAGTGCACGGACAAGCACACGGGGACCTCGGCCTCTGCCCCACTGGCAGCAGGCATGATCGCTCTGGCTCTGGAGGCCAA CCCACTCTTGACGTGGAGGGACATGCAGCATTTGGTGGTCCGGGCGTCCAGGCCCGCGCAGCTGCAGGCAGAGGACTGGAGGACCAACGGTGCTGGGCGCCGAG TGAGCCACCACTATGGCTATGGGCTGCTGGACGCTGCGCTGCTGGTGGGCATGGCTCGCTCTTGGCTGCCTACACAGCCCCAGAAGAAATGTGTCATTCATATC gccctggcccccagccccatcCTGCCAGTCATGCGCGTGAGGAAGAATGTGTCAGCCTGCGCAGGCGACGCCAACTCCATCCGTTCGCTGGAGCACGTGCAGGTGCAGCTGTCCCTGTCCTACAGCCGCCGTGGGGACCTGGAGATCTCCCTCACCAGCCCCATGGGCACCCGCTCCACCCTCGTGGCCATCAG ACCCTTTGACGTCAGCAGTCAAGGCTACAACAACTGGATCTTCATGTCCACCCACTTCTGGGATGAAGACCCTCGGGGCTTGTGGATCCTGGGCCTGGAGAACAAGGGCTACTATTTCAACACAG GGACGCTGTACCGCTACACGCTGCTGCTCTATGGGACGGCTGAGGACATGATGGCGCGGCCCTCTGGCCCCCAGGTGACCAGCAACGCGTGCGTGCAGAGGGACACAGAGGGGCTGTGCCAGG AGTGCCACAGCCCCGCCTACATCCTGGGCCACCTTTGCCTCGCCTACTGCCCGCCAAGATACTTCAACCACACCCAGCAGGCAGTGACCGCTGGACCCGGGCGCTCAGCTGCGCCTGCCATGCAGGTCTGCTCCAGCTGCCACTCGTCCTGTTACACCTGCCGAGGCAGCTCCCCGCTGGACTGCACTGCCTGTCCTCCGCAGTCCATGCTGGACGAGCAGCAGGGCTCTTGCTCGGGACCCTACCCCCCTGAGGGCCATTCCCACTCCATGGCAACTACCCGCCCCTGCCACCATGGCCCAGCCCAGGCTGTGGTGCTGTCCCTGCTGGCCACAGCATTTGGGAGCCCCCTCCTCTGCCATGTTCTGCTCATGGGCTGCCTGCTGCCATGGATGGGACCCCCTACGACAGGGGACCACTCCAGTCACCACTCCAGACCCCGTAGCAGGCTGGAACCCAGAATCGGCTGA